In Acetonema longum DSM 6540, the genomic stretch TATATTTGACAATGAAGTAATCCGGATGGTAAACTACACATGAGATATATTTCATAATGAAGAGGGAAATATGGCAAGACCACACAAAGAACGAAGAATTCAGCAATTACCGCCGGTTACCAGTTATAAACCTGTCGGTGTCCCCATGCGGGAAATCGATGAAGTGATTCTCACATTTGAAGAGATGGAAGCCATCAGGCTGGTCGACGCCGAACAACTGGATATGGGTGAGGCAGCGGAAAGCATGGCGGTTTCCCGGCCTACGCTGCATCGGATCGTCAACAAGGCGCGGCAGAAAATCGCCACAGCCATGTGGCAGGGGAAAGCTGTGACCATTGCAGGGGGAACTTTTCGCATAGAACATCAAAATCACGATAAGCTGCGGTCTTTCAGTTGTCTTGAGTGCGATTACAGGTGGTCAGTTCCCCATGGCACCGGGCAGAGGGGCCGGGATATGAATTGCCCCCAATGCGGAGCGCAGTCGGTACAGCGCGACAGTTAATTTTTTGTCTTAATTATGAAATATATTTCACATGAGCGGGTCTACGGAAAGATAAAGGAGATGGATTACAGAATGTCTTGTAACGCGACTGCCAAAGACAGGGACTTTGAAGCACAGAGACAAAAAATTGAACAGTTTCTTCAAACTGTCGATCATAAGCTGCTGGTGATGAGCGGCAAGGGCGGCGTCGGCAAAAGCACCGTCGCCACCAATCTGGCTGTATTTTTGAGCAATCAGGGCTATTGCGTCGGTTTGCTTGACGTGGATGTACATGGGCCAAGCATCGCCGGCTTGTTAGGTCTTACCGGCCTTGGGCTGAATGTCATCGAAAATCGGATTCAACCTTACCAGTATGCCGAAAATTTGAAAGTAATGTCGATACAAGGATTTTTAGGTCAGCCGGATGCGCCACTAATCTGGCGAGGTCCAATGAAAATCGGCATTATCCGCCAGTTCCTGGGCGATGTCGATTGGGGGCCGCTCGACTTTCTCATTATCGACAGCCCGCCCGGAACAGGCGATGAGCCACTGACGGTAGCCCAAACCATTCCAGGCTGCCAGGCCGTCATCGTGACCACGCCCCAGGAAATAGCGTTGGCCGATGTGCGCAAGTCCATCCAGTTCTGTCGGCAGGTCAAGATGCCGGTGCTCGGCCTGATTGAAAATATGAGCGGTTTTATCTGTCCCGACTGCGGCAGCACTCACGCCATATTCAAAAGCGGCGGCGGTGAAAAAACCGCTGCTGACTGGAATATTCCCTTCCTGGGAAAGCTGCCCATTGACCCGGGTGTGGTAACCGCCGGCGATGCCGGCCGGGCTATAGACAGTTTGACCAGTCATACCAAAGAAGAAATGCAGCAGATTGTGGAACGAATGATCCGTCAACTCCAAAATTAACAGGAAGGTGCTGATTTAACCATGAAAATTGCCATTCCTTTGGCCGGAGGAAAACTTTGCGTCCATTTTGGCCACTGTCAACAATTCGCGATCCTCACAGTTGAAGACGGTAAAATTACCGAACAAAAAAAACTGACGCCGCCACCTCATGCGCCCGGCGTAATTCCCAACTGGGTAGCGGACCAGGGCTGCACCGATATTTTGGTCGGCGGCATGGGGGAAGCTGCTCAGGCGATTTTTCGCCAGCGCGGCATAAAAGTCCTGTGCGGCGCTCCCTCTGACACCCCTGAAAACCTGGTGGCCTCTTACCTGCACGGAGAACTTGCCGATGGCGGCAATGCCTGCGACCATGACCATGAAGGGCATACCTGCGGTCACTAAAAAAGCCGATAAGACGCACCCGGAAGATTTGTCTTGCCCCGGGTGCGTCTTATCTTTGCGGCGCTGCCGGGTTTGACGCTTGCGATACGACCATTCAGCTTGACGGCCGGAGATAAAAATTCTTGAGAAAGAACGACAGGGTTAGTTTTCAGTGATATATTTGACTATTAGCACGTAAACGTATTATTAGCTAAGAAAACTGAATGAAAGAGGGGCTAATGGAATGAACCAATATGATGTTGCGGTAATCGGTTCCGGGTCTGCCAATATCGTCTTGGATGCAGCCCTTGAACAAGGATTAAAATGCGCGATGATAGAAAGAGGGAGGTTTGGGGGAACGTGTTTAACCCGGGGATGTATTCCTACTAAGGTAATGGTTACGGCGGCGGACTATATCAGAGAAATTGAAGGATTGCCGAAGATCGGCGTCGAGGTGGCTCCGGCACGCATGAACTGGGAGACGGTTTCCCGGCGTGTTTGGCAGAAAATATATGAAAGCAATGATATTTTAACCTATTATCAAGCGAAGAAAAATGTCGACATCTATCAGGGGACCGGTTATTTTACCGGAGA encodes the following:
- a CDS encoding DUF134 domain-containing protein — its product is MARPHKERRIQQLPPVTSYKPVGVPMREIDEVILTFEEMEAIRLVDAEQLDMGEAAESMAVSRPTLHRIVNKARQKIATAMWQGKAVTIAGGTFRIEHQNHDKLRSFSCLECDYRWSVPHGTGQRGRDMNCPQCGAQSVQRDS
- a CDS encoding Mrp/NBP35 family ATP-binding protein encodes the protein MSCNATAKDRDFEAQRQKIEQFLQTVDHKLLVMSGKGGVGKSTVATNLAVFLSNQGYCVGLLDVDVHGPSIAGLLGLTGLGLNVIENRIQPYQYAENLKVMSIQGFLGQPDAPLIWRGPMKIGIIRQFLGDVDWGPLDFLIIDSPPGTGDEPLTVAQTIPGCQAVIVTTPQEIALADVRKSIQFCRQVKMPVLGLIENMSGFICPDCGSTHAIFKSGGGEKTAADWNIPFLGKLPIDPGVVTAGDAGRAIDSLTSHTKEEMQQIVERMIRQLQN
- a CDS encoding NifB/NifX family molybdenum-iron cluster-binding protein, translated to MKIAIPLAGGKLCVHFGHCQQFAILTVEDGKITEQKKLTPPPHAPGVIPNWVADQGCTDILVGGMGEAAQAIFRQRGIKVLCGAPSDTPENLVASYLHGELADGGNACDHDHEGHTCGH